A segment of the Colletotrichum destructivum chromosome 3, complete sequence genome:
CGGCGGACTGGTGACGGCCGTAGCTGTCTGGGCCATATACGGCGGAGACATGTTCCCTGCTGGCCCGGACCCGACAGGCGCCCCAGAAGATTGGACCAGAGAGGAGATGAGGAGATGGTTGGCCGCGGTATGTGGTTTTCCGGTCCAAATGGGTGTTTGCTCACACGTTTTACAGAGAAATTTGTTCCCTCACGAAAATGACACACGAGAGGAGCTTCTGGCACGAGTCTTGGCCAATATGAGAGCTCCGAGGCGGTAGGAATGTTTCACTGGCGGTTCAATAGAAGGGAACTTGATGATTGGAACGCGGCGGAACTAGTATTGATATTCAATCCTTCAAAGATGTATCACTTCTGGCCCTGGTTCGTGAGGATGCCTACCACCACCTGACTTTATACAGGTGGAAAAGTATCGtacaaaaaaacaaaacaaaaaaagcTTTAAGAAACTCAAGAGCATTTGCCTCTCCCGGTTGTTATCGGTGCATATGCTTCTTCATGATTCATCTAGCCTCTTACAGCTCATCCCTTCCCGAGGCCTTTCCGACCGTCGGCTCATCCGTTGTGACCTTGCTGGTAGACTTCCAATTAAGGGCGTTGAGGCGCTCGGACAGATGAGGGTGAGAGAAGTGGTAGGTCGCGTACATCCAGTCGGCATCCATGGAGCTGAGGTTCTGGATCTGGAGCTTGAGGAGCGACCGAGCCAGCTCAGCAGAGTAGCCGAGCTTCTGGGCGAAGGCGTCAGCCTGGAACTCGTACTTGCGGCTCAGGACGTTCATGAGCAGCTTCACAACAGTGTCCATGGGCGAAAGTGCGTCagagaagaggatgaagccGATGATGATCGGATGTTCCGTAAGAAAACCAAAGTCGGCGTACAGCGACTGGTTGCTGATGAAGACGGAGAAAAGAGCGAAGATGTAGAGGAAATGGGCCTGCATGTGTTAGCCGGATGATGACACGTAAGTGACCAcaaagaagggggggggggggatacCTGAGAGATACCGAAGAGACGGGTGGTGTGGCCGAGGCTCCAGTGACCGAGCTCatgggcgaggacggcgacaaCCTCCTGTGTCTCGCTCTTCTCAATGAGGGTGTCATAGATGACAATGTGCTTCTTCCAAGGGAGACCAAAGAAGTAGGCATTGCTGTGGGCGCTACGCTTGCTTCCGTCGATAACATAGAGTTCGTGAAGGGGAAAGTTCAAGCTCTTGGCGAGGCTCTCGACGCCATTCTTCAACTCGCCCTCTTCCAAGGGCGACAGCTTGTTGAACAGCGGCAGGATGGCGACCGGGTAGATGGTGATCATGAAGACTTGGAGGCCAGCGGCGAACGCCCAAAGGTAGAAGAAGAACTGGTTACCCGTCTTCTTGACAATGGAGAGGAAACCGGCGAGGATTGGGGGCGCAAggacgaaggcgaggagCTGGGACTTGATCATGTCGGTGATGAAGAGCTTGGGCGTCTGCTTGTTGAAGCCGAACTTCTCCTCGAGCACAAAGGTCTGGTAGATGGAGCCGGGTAGCGAGAGGACCTGTTGGATCATAATGAAGGCGAGGACAAAGACTATGGACTGGGATATCTCGCCGGTGAAGCGCGCCGGCGCAAAGTTCAGCAGCAGATTACCGGACCAGGACCATAGCTTGGGGAGGACGTCGAACTGGATGAAGGCGATGTTCTGGATCTGACCCCAGAGACCGTTGATGAAGCCGAACTCAGCTTTGGCGCGACCGTAGGCCTGAGACTTGTCGAAAACCTCCTGCGAGACTTCCTGTTCGAGGACTTTGGGCGGCTTGGTGTTCTTGAGGACCTGGTACTGGCGGAGGGAGAGCAGACTCTCAAAAACGAACTGGCCGACAGAGAAGCCGAGAATGAGGCGCTTCCATGGGAAGAGAGGTCGGTCCAAGAACCGCGCGAGACGTTGAAGGAAATCCATATTGGCCTCactttgcttcttcttcggaTTCCGGAGGGGGTTGCAAAGGAGGGACAGGAATGGAAGGATGTTTGATTGAGGAAACAGGGCCAGGCTCCGGACCTTGTCGCTCGCAAGCTGACATTCAgacccagcagcaacaacgtAGCTCAGGCAAGCTGTCCACAGTGAACCGACGACCAAGTGGGGCCACCCGCGCTGCAATCGGGGCATTGCGGCAgccggcagcgccgacgaTTGGCTGTAGTGCACCCAGCTTGCCCCAACTTTAATTGGCTGAAACACTCGCCTCATGCAATGTCTCCCGTAGAGAAACGCCCCGTCCGAGGTAGAACCCCCTTTTGTGCATGAGCGGCGGGAACTCCCGTCAGACTGCAAGAAAGTCTGCCGCAAAATCTCAAGCTTGATGATCGGGAACAGCGAGTGAGAGCTCCACGCAGCCCATGACAACAACCATACGACTGCCGCGAAGATGATGCGCCAACCCATTACAAGTCTGGCGAGGGCTTTTCTCTCTCGTCCAACCATCCAGCCCGCCCGCGTCGTGGTCCAGGCGCTGTCGCAAAGGTGAAGCTCGATCAGAAGGTCACCGAACCCATCATATCAGCTAGCTGACAATTGGCCATCAGGACgttctcctctctcctctcacTGCGTCCCTCAATCACCCCACTCACTTCCGCCTTCCGTCGCCCGAATGCTACGCCCTTCACGCCCTCGAcggtcgatgccgccgacatTGTTCCAACGAGCGCCATCACGGAGCACCCTGCCC
Coding sequences within it:
- a CDS encoding Putative large ribosomal subunit protein bL34 is translated as MMRQPITSLARAFLSRPTIQPARVVVQALSQRTFSSLLSLRPSITPLTSAFRRPNATPFTPSTVDAADIVPTSAITEHPALGAMQIRCGPRNTMNRNTRLIQKRRHGFLSRMNSKDGRKIIARRRAKGRKKLGV
- a CDS encoding Putative peptidase M48, CAAX prenyl protease 1, translated to MPRLQRGWPHLVVGSLWTACLSYVVAAGSECQLASDKVRSLALFPQSNILPFLSLLCNPLRNPKKKQSEANMDFLQRLARFLDRPLFPWKRLILGFSVGQFVFESLLSLRQYQVLKNTKPPKVLEQEVSQEVFDKSQAYGRAKAEFGFINGLWGQIQNIAFIQFDVLPKLWSWSGNLLLNFAPARFTGEISQSIVFVLAFIMIQQVLSLPGSIYQTFVLEEKFGFNKQTPKLFITDMIKSQLLAFVLAPPILAGFLSIVKKTGNQFFFYLWAFAAGLQVFMITIYPVAILPLFNKLSPLEEGELKNGVESLAKSLNFPLHELYVIDGSKRSAHSNAYFFGLPWKKHIVIYDTLIEKSETQEVVAVLAHELGHWSLGHTTRLFGISQAHFLYIFALFSVFISNQSLYADFGFLTEHPIIIGFILFSDALSPMDTVVKLLMNVLSRKYEFQADAFAQKLGYSAELARSLLKLQIQNLSSMDADWMYATYHFSHPHLSERLNALNWKSTSKVTTDEPTVGKASGRDEL